In one window of Candidatus Zixiibacteriota bacterium DNA:
- the glgP gene encoding alpha-glucan family phosphorylase yields the protein MKIKQFLVLPNLPERISRLRELAMNMWFSWNWDIVKLFIRIDSELWEKSYQNPIEMLAYLPQQKLEEVAQDEAFLASLDRVYTGFQEYLNSKRWFEKEFPDHKDTRIAYFSCEYGIDTGLPIYSGGLGILSGDHLKAASDLGVPLVAVGLLYRYGYFRQFLSADGWQQERYEENDWYHMPVTLEKDETGNPIKFSVDFGGTPVHVQIWKVMVGITPLYLMDTNIPDNPSKFREITSVLYSGDKDTRLKQEILLGIGGVKALERLGIKPAAYHMNEGHSMFLLLERVRSLIENNGLNFKEAAQLVWSTSIFTTHTPVPAGNEQFDPKLMEHYLSGYVQKIGLTWNQFLSIGRVFTDKDEPFNMTAAALKSSAFANGVSKLHGVVSRKMWHNIWPNLPTEEVPIDAITNGAHLRSWLSHDMVDLFDTYFGPKFTKQPTTFDNWENIHKIPDAELWRVHQRRRERLVFFARKRLKKQLERRGASAHDIKLSDEVLDPRILTIGFARRFSSYKRAFLLFRDAERLKRIISNSEMPVQIVMAGKAHPLDNPGKEIIRNILQIASREEFRRRIVFLEDYDINVARYLVQGVDIWLNNPRRPQEASGTSGMKAAINGAVNVSILDGWWCEGYSPEAGFKIGNGEEYENSEYQDNLESEFLYDVLEREAVPLFYKRNAANFPNEWVKMVKHSMAMACENFSSHRMIQDYTRKFYIPAIKASHLFSAEDYRESRELARWRTFLGMNWRQVSIDEIETSQIISSPKVGDLIPVTLKVSLGQISPDDVNVEVIAGNLNSLEQMNNYAPVIASKSESDSEGHHIYRSEVVCRESGRFGIAARIMPKNDRLIHNKIPRLIKWW from the coding sequence ATGAAAATTAAACAATTTTTAGTCCTGCCGAATCTTCCGGAGCGTATCAGTCGCCTTCGGGAACTGGCCATGAATATGTGGTTCTCATGGAACTGGGATATTGTCAAACTCTTTATCCGAATTGATTCCGAATTATGGGAGAAATCCTATCAAAATCCAATTGAGATGCTGGCCTATTTGCCTCAGCAGAAACTGGAGGAGGTAGCCCAGGATGAAGCCTTTCTGGCCAGCCTTGACCGTGTCTATACAGGTTTCCAGGAATACCTCAATTCCAAAAGGTGGTTTGAAAAGGAATTTCCTGATCATAAGGACACTCGAATAGCCTATTTTTCCTGCGAATACGGTATTGATACCGGGCTACCGATTTATTCAGGAGGACTGGGTATTCTCTCCGGTGATCATCTCAAGGCCGCCAGTGACCTGGGTGTACCTCTGGTGGCGGTCGGGCTGTTATATCGGTATGGATATTTCCGCCAATTTCTTTCGGCTGACGGCTGGCAACAGGAAAGATACGAGGAAAACGACTGGTATCATATGCCGGTGACACTGGAGAAAGATGAAACTGGTAATCCCATAAAATTCTCCGTTGATTTCGGCGGAACCCCGGTCCATGTCCAAATCTGGAAAGTCATGGTGGGGATTACACCCCTTTATTTAATGGATACCAATATTCCGGACAATCCCTCCAAATTCCGCGAAATCACATCTGTCCTTTACAGTGGTGATAAAGATACTCGGTTAAAACAGGAAATACTTCTTGGTATTGGCGGGGTCAAAGCCCTTGAAAGACTGGGAATTAAACCGGCTGCGTATCATATGAATGAAGGCCATTCCATGTTTCTTTTGCTGGAGCGAGTCCGCTCTCTGATAGAGAATAATGGACTTAATTTCAAAGAAGCCGCGCAACTGGTCTGGTCCACCTCCATTTTTACAACACATACTCCGGTTCCAGCCGGAAACGAGCAGTTCGATCCAAAGCTGATGGAGCATTATTTATCCGGTTATGTTCAGAAAATCGGTTTAACCTGGAATCAGTTCTTATCAATTGGCCGCGTGTTTACCGACAAGGATGAGCCTTTTAATATGACCGCGGCGGCCCTGAAATCGTCGGCCTTTGCCAATGGCGTATCGAAGCTCCACGGTGTCGTCAGCCGCAAGATGTGGCATAATATCTGGCCCAATCTACCAACCGAGGAGGTCCCCATTGATGCCATTACCAATGGAGCGCATCTGCGAAGCTGGTTAAGCCATGACATGGTCGATTTATTCGACACCTATTTCGGACCCAAATTTACCAAACAACCGACCACCTTCGATAATTGGGAGAATATCCATAAAATCCCTGATGCCGAACTCTGGCGGGTTCATCAGCGCCGCCGGGAAAGACTGGTCTTTTTTGCCCGGAAGCGTCTCAAAAAACAGCTGGAACGTCGCGGCGCAAGCGCCCATGATATTAAATTATCCGACGAAGTTCTCGATCCCAGGATTTTAACTATCGGTTTCGCCCGAAGATTTTCATCGTACAAACGGGCTTTCTTGCTGTTCCGGGATGCCGAACGATTGAAGCGAATCATTTCCAATTCCGAGATGCCGGTTCAGATTGTAATGGCCGGCAAGGCGCATCCACTGGATAATCCCGGTAAGGAAATTATTCGCAATATCCTTCAGATCGCTTCCCGCGAGGAATTTCGGCGTCGCATTGTGTTTCTTGAGGATTACGATATCAATGTCGCCCGTTACCTGGTCCAGGGGGTTGATATCTGGTTAAATAATCCGCGTCGTCCCCAGGAGGCATCAGGAACCAGCGGTATGAAAGCGGCCATCAATGGCGCCGTCAATGTTTCGATTCTTGATGGCTGGTGGTGCGAGGGTTATTCGCCGGAAGCCGGTTTTAAAATCGGCAATGGTGAGGAATATGAGAATTCCGAGTACCAGGATAACCTGGAGAGCGAATTTTTATATGATGTTCTGGAACGTGAAGCTGTCCCGCTTTTCTATAAAAGAAACGCGGCCAATTTCCCCAATGAATGGGTTAAGATGGTCAAGCATTCTATGGCGATGGCGTGCGAAAATTTCAGTTCGCATCGTATGATACAGGACTATACAAGAAAATTCTATATTCCGGCCATAAAGGCTTCGCATCTATTTTCGGCCGAGGATTATCGGGAATCCAGAGAATTGGCCCGCTGGCGAACTTTTCTCGGAATGAATTGGAGGCAGGTCAGTATCGATGAAATCGAGACATCCCAGATTATCTCATCGCCCAAGGTTGGCGATCTGATTCCTGTAACCTTGAAAGTCTCGCTGGGGCAAATATCTCCTGATGATGTTAATGTCGAAGTTATTGCCGGTAATCTCAATTCTCTGGAGCAAATGAACAATTATGCCCCGGTAATTGCCTCAAAATCGGAGAGTGACAGCGAAGGCCACCATATTTATCGATCCGAGGTGGTATGCCGGGAATCAGGTCGATTCGGTATTGCCGCCAGAATTATGCCAAAAAATGACCGCTTGATTCATAATAAAATCCCCCGCCTGATTAAATGGTGGTAA
- a CDS encoding insulinase family protein — protein sequence MRQFGTTGRLLVFLILMFASTSMAFDFSQIESKVVDFKLDNGLRFLVLPRHDAPVATFVTLVNAGCADDPKGYMGMAHMFEHMAFKGTVEIGSKDIKKENFWMAKEDSLFELILNERAKGYLADSARLVDLGAQMAEATDSGFQYSETNAFGQIVDRNGGSDLNAGTSFDYTIYYVNYPSNRLELWMAMEADRFSNPVLRELFKEKQVVAEERRFRVESAPTGRLVNEYLGLAYNSHPYGQPMIGEMSEIQNYNRPVMMKQFNMYYIPSNIVIAIVGDVDPGQVKKLAEKYFGKIKARPKQRDVMIDEPEPFGNREVTISENSQPMMITGFHVPSQRHPDWIALDAISSYLGSGRTSVLYKKLVKEKKSAVQVAAFVGYPGSKYPSMLSILSVPSNESTNKDNEAVILEEIEKLRTELIPVEELDKIKAQAKSELINGLASNSGLAIQLASYQTMQDDWHRLFKLLDRVNSLTPEEIQRVANKYMDTTKRVTAYLEKPEA from the coding sequence ATGAGGCAATTCGGGACAACAGGAAGACTGCTTGTGTTTTTAATCCTGATGTTTGCTTCAACATCAATGGCTTTCGATTTTTCCCAAATCGAAAGTAAGGTTGTTGATTTCAAGCTCGATAACGGGCTTAGATTTCTTGTCCTGCCGAGGCACGATGCCCCGGTGGCGACATTTGTTACACTGGTCAATGCCGGTTGCGCCGATGATCCCAAGGGCTATATGGGTATGGCGCACATGTTTGAGCATATGGCCTTTAAAGGCACCGTCGAGATCGGTTCGAAGGATATTAAGAAAGAAAATTTCTGGATGGCCAAGGAGGATAGCCTTTTCGAACTGATTTTAAATGAACGGGCCAAAGGATATCTGGCCGATTCGGCACGTCTGGTGGACCTTGGAGCGCAAATGGCCGAAGCCACCGATTCCGGTTTCCAGTATTCTGAAACCAATGCATTCGGGCAAATTGTCGATCGTAACGGCGGCTCCGATTTGAATGCGGGAACCAGTTTCGATTATACTATATATTATGTCAATTATCCGTCCAATCGTCTTGAACTCTGGATGGCTATGGAGGCCGATCGTTTCAGCAACCCTGTATTAAGGGAGCTCTTTAAAGAAAAACAGGTCGTTGCGGAAGAAAGGCGCTTTCGCGTCGAATCCGCTCCAACGGGTCGCCTGGTAAATGAATACCTGGGGCTTGCCTATAATTCTCATCCTTATGGACAGCCAATGATAGGTGAGATGTCGGAAATTCAGAATTACAATCGTCCTGTTATGATGAAGCAGTTCAATATGTATTATATACCGAGTAATATAGTAATCGCCATTGTCGGTGATGTCGATCCCGGGCAGGTTAAGAAGCTGGCAGAGAAATATTTCGGCAAAATAAAGGCACGCCCCAAACAAAGGGATGTAATGATTGATGAACCCGAGCCTTTTGGAAACCGTGAAGTCACAATATCCGAAAATTCTCAGCCGATGATGATCACCGGATTTCATGTTCCTTCTCAAAGACACCCTGATTGGATTGCCCTCGATGCCATAAGTAGCTATTTGGGTTCCGGGCGGACCTCCGTTTTATACAAGAAATTGGTTAAGGAAAAAAAGAGCGCTGTTCAGGTAGCGGCCTTTGTAGGCTATCCCGGAAGCAAATACCCTTCAATGTTATCAATACTCAGTGTTCCTTCCAATGAAAGTACCAATAAGGACAATGAGGCTGTGATACTGGAGGAGATCGAAAAATTACGCACCGAGTTGATCCCGGTGGAGGAGTTGGATAAGATCAAAGCCCAGGCCAAATCTGAATTAATTAACGGGCTTGCCTCCAATTCCGGTCTGGCCATCCAGCTGGCCTCGTACCAAACCATGCAGGATGATTGGCACCGGCTGTTCAAACTACTTGATAGGGTCAATTCGTTGACTCCGGAGGAGATTCAAAGAGTCGCCAATAAGTATATGGATACCACTAAAAGGGTCACTGCCTATCTCGAGAAACCGGAAGCATAA
- a CDS encoding insulinase family protein gives MNMKYFLCCLALMGLVFLSGTISYAERTIDKISIPKLNEIEIPQVDKVVLDNGIIVYLLEDHELPIVRASIMLAAGGYLEPAEKAGLASITGQVMRTGGTARMSGDEIDEALESIGASVEVRIDNTGGSARMNILSDYIDTGLEILADILRTPQFNEDKIDLAKTSERTAISSRNDDALQVGIREFRKVIYGKDSPYTRQTEYATIVAINRDDMVAFHQKYITPENIRLAVWGDFSKDKMLAKIRKYFGDWPTGSGPVPPLPEVKYEYTKAVHYIEKDDVTQSTVLIGHIGGLTGDPDYFAMTVANNVLGGGFGNRMFNEVRSRQGLAYSTGANFTSNIAFPGIYYNFVITKLESTVKASQAVLNEIKRMQTDPPADEELSRAKDSYLNSFVFNFDSKGEIINRMMTYDYFNFPQDFLFTVKDKIEKITANDVIDVAKRKFHPDQMHIVVVGKADQFDSPLSDLGSVDTIDISIPSGEVHEEISVNDETLAQGLDLLRKAVKACGGIENFRKIKSISSKSTLSIHTPQGSMALEASSIQKLPDFDREVINTPMGEIITVNNADGGWMKQGPNVIDLPADQVESNKKEQFRNTILLFQKLDSPDFQAIYMGQEDVGGKMANLVKIMSADGSLSYKLALDPETYLPIGKMYFGETIMGPGNLIQYISDYRDISGVKIPHSVSIESEGSKIADVTINEYIINPEIPAGVFDKP, from the coding sequence ATGAACATGAAATATTTCCTATGTTGTCTGGCATTGATGGGCCTGGTTTTTCTTTCAGGGACCATCAGTTATGCTGAGCGTACCATTGATAAAATATCCATTCCCAAACTGAATGAGATCGAAATCCCGCAGGTTGATAAGGTCGTTCTGGATAATGGCATAATAGTTTACCTGCTTGAGGACCACGAATTGCCTATTGTCAGGGCCAGTATCATGCTGGCGGCCGGGGGATACTTGGAGCCGGCGGAAAAAGCCGGTCTGGCATCCATTACTGGTCAGGTTATGAGAACCGGCGGAACCGCGCGTATGAGCGGCGATGAGATCGACGAAGCGCTGGAATCGATAGGCGCTTCGGTAGAAGTCCGTATCGATAATACGGGCGGCTCGGCCAGAATGAACATTCTGTCCGACTATATCGATACAGGACTTGAAATTCTGGCGGACATCCTGAGGACTCCGCAATTCAATGAGGATAAAATCGATCTGGCCAAAACCTCGGAACGGACCGCCATTTCAAGCCGCAATGATGATGCCCTTCAGGTCGGAATCAGGGAATTCCGTAAGGTTATTTACGGAAAAGATTCACCCTATACGCGTCAGACCGAATATGCCACCATCGTAGCCATCAATCGTGATGATATGGTTGCCTTCCATCAAAAGTATATTACTCCTGAAAATATCAGATTGGCTGTCTGGGGTGATTTCTCCAAAGATAAAATGCTGGCTAAGATCAGGAAATATTTTGGGGATTGGCCGACCGGCAGCGGTCCCGTCCCTCCGCTTCCGGAAGTGAAATATGAATATACCAAGGCTGTTCATTACATTGAAAAAGACGATGTGACCCAATCCACCGTTTTGATCGGGCATATCGGCGGGCTGACTGGCGATCCCGATTATTTTGCCATGACGGTGGCCAATAACGTCCTGGGGGGCGGTTTCGGCAATCGTATGTTCAATGAAGTTCGTTCCCGGCAGGGGTTGGCTTATTCCACCGGCGCTAATTTCACTTCCAACATCGCATTTCCGGGAATTTACTACAATTTTGTTATAACCAAGCTGGAATCAACCGTTAAAGCGTCCCAGGCTGTATTAAATGAAATCAAAAGAATGCAAACCGATCCACCCGCGGATGAAGAATTATCCCGGGCCAAGGATAGCTATCTCAACTCCTTTGTTTTCAACTTCGATTCCAAGGGCGAAATAATCAACCGGATGATGACTTATGATTATTTCAATTTCCCGCAGGATTTTCTTTTTACGGTAAAGGATAAAATCGAAAAAATCACGGCCAATGATGTTATCGATGTGGCTAAAAGAAAATTCCACCCGGATCAAATGCATATTGTGGTAGTTGGCAAGGCCGATCAATTCGATTCTCCCCTGTCTGATCTGGGATCGGTCGACACCATTGATATATCCATCCCAAGCGGTGAAGTCCATGAAGAAATATCGGTGAATGATGAGACTCTGGCTCAGGGTCTGGATTTACTCCGGAAGGCAGTCAAGGCCTGCGGCGGAATTGAAAACTTCAGAAAAATAAAGTCAATATCGTCCAAAAGCACTCTGTCAATTCATACGCCCCAGGGTTCAATGGCACTCGAAGCAAGTTCCATCCAGAAGCTTCCCGATTTTGACCGAGAGGTGATAAATACGCCCATGGGTGAAATTATTACTGTCAATAATGCGGATGGCGGCTGGATGAAACAGGGTCCAAATGTGATAGATTTACCTGCCGATCAGGTTGAAAGCAATAAAAAAGAGCAATTCCGAAATACAATTTTACTATTTCAAAAACTGGACAGCCCCGATTTTCAGGCGATTTATATGGGCCAGGAGGACGTTGGCGGGAAAATGGCCAATCTGGTTAAAATCATGTCTGCCGATGGGTCGTTATCATATAAACTGGCGCTCGATCCCGAAACCTATTTGCCTATCGGAAAGATGTATTTTGGCGAAACCATCATGGGGCCGGGTAACTTGATCCAGTATATTTCCGATTATCGGGATATTTCCGGGGTTAAAATTCCTCATTCGGTATCAATTGAATCCGAGGGATCGAAAATCGCCGATGTGACCATAAATGAGTATATTATAAATCCTGAAATTCCCGCCGGGGTTTTTGATAAACCCTGA